GAGGATGTAGAGTAAGGTACTCTTTCCCGCACCCGACTCGCCCACGATGCCCAGCATCTCTCCCTTCCGTACCCGGAAGGACAGGTTGTCAAAGACCACCAGATCCGACCCGCCAGAGGGGAAAACCTTGGTCAGCCCCTCCACTCGCAGCAGGTCGTCGCTGGTCATTGGATGCACGCCGGTCTCCAACCGTCTCGTTCTCCTACTGTGGAAACCCGAAGCCGCTATCTTCAGCTCCTGCAGCATTAGACCACAGGGTCAGGGACTTTGGTGCCTCCTCCAGAATCCGGGAGATTACCAAAGTTTGTAGCTTTGGCTGACATGGGAACGCAGTGGCGGACGGCACTTGCGACAAAACGTCACTCGTAGCGCAGGGCCTCGGCCGGCAGGATCCTCGCCGCCGACCAGGAGGGATAAAGCGTCGCCACGAAGGAGATGCCCAACGACATCAGCGCCACCAGCACACCATCAATCAGGCGCGGCGCGAAGGGCACGTAGTCGATGGAATAGATCTCGGGCGAGAGTGAGATCCAGCGGTAGTGTCCGCCGGCCCAGGCGAGGGCGTAGCCGAGCGCCAGTCCCAGCACGGTGCCCACCACTCCGATGAGCACGCCCTCGAGCAGAAAGATGTTGCGCACCTGGGCGCGGCGCGCGCCCAGCGACAGCAGCACGGCGATGTCGCGGGTCTTCTCCATCACCATCATGATGAGCGAGATCAGGATGTTGAGCGCGGCCACCAGCACGATCAGTCCCACGGTGATGAAGGTGACGCGGCGCTCCAGGCGCAGGGCGCGGAACAGCGCGCGGTTCTGCTCCATCCAATTGGTGGACATGAATCCCGATCCGGCGGCGCGCTCCAGCTCGCCGCCGATCTCGCCGGCGCGGTCGAGGTCGTCCACCTTGAACTCGATCACCGAGACCACATCGCCCAGGCCGAAGAGCCGCTGCGCGTCTGCGAGCCGGGTGAAGCCCCAGGCGGTGTCGTAGTCGTAGAAGCCCGATTCGAAGATTCCCACTACCTGGAAGCGCACGTACTTTGGGACCATGCCGAACGGCGTGAGCTCGCCCTGCGGGCTGGTGACCAGCACCACGGAGCCGACGGTGGCACCGAGTTCGTCGGCCGCGCCCTTGCCCAGCACCAGGGGCGGCAGAGCTTGTGTGGATGCGGGCGGCTCGCCCGCAGGGGGTGGCGCCAGCGCTGCCGACGAGCCGAACTTCACCGTCTGCAGGAGCTGGCCCACCCGGCGTTCGGAATCCGGCAGCACGCCCTTGATGACCACGCCGCGGGCGCGTGCGCCGCGCGAGACCAGCACCTGCTCGTAGAGCGCGGGAGCGGCGGCGACGACGTGCGGCTGCTTCTCCAGGCGCGCCACCAGCGCCGGCCAGTCGCGGATGCCGTCGTTGGCCACGCGCAGCAGGCTGACGTGGGCGCTGGCGCCCACCAGCCGCTGCTCCAGGTCCTGGCGAAAGCCGTTGGTGATGGCCAGCGCGATGATGAGCGAAGCCACGCCCGCCGCCACCCCCAGCACGGAGATGCCGGTGATCAGGCTGATCACGGCCTGCTGCCGCTTGGCGCGCAGGTAGCGGGCGGCAACGAAGAGTTCAAAGCGCACGCGGAACCTCGGAAGAGCCCGGCTCAGGCGGCTGGGGACGTCGCGGCAGGAACGCCGGCACGCGCCGTTTGTATTCGCGCCACTGGTCGCCGAAGCGGTGCTCCAGCTCGCGCTCCTCCAGCGTGATCATGATGGTGCCAGCCACCAAAGAGAAGCCCACCATGGCGTAGCAGACCAGCAAGCCGCTGCCCACCGTCCATCCCGTGAGCATCAGGAAGTGGGCAAGATAAATAGGATGACGGATGCGCCCGTGCAGTCCCGTGGTCACCGGGCGCTGTTCGAAGCGGTCCGGCGCGAGTTCGTTGCGCCCCACCATCTGCTGGTTGGTGAAGTGCGGCCGCAGCCTGCGGAAGATGAACATGGCCGCGCCGATGAAGGGAACGGCGGCGATCCAGGCGTACGGAGTGTCGTAGACCATCTCGCGGTGCCAGGGCCAGGTGAGGACGAGGCCCAGGGCGATGGTCGTGCCCTGCGCCGGCAGCAGCACCCAGTAGGGCGAGCGCTTCTGCCGCCGCCAGAAGTCCACCAGCGGGTGGATCAGGACCCAGAAGACAGGCACCGCCGCGTAGATCATGGCGACGACCCACGCCAGGTGCTGTACTACGCTGCGCATGCGGGGATTGTAGCAGCGGAGGGCGCAGGCGCGTCCCGCCCATCCCAGCGCCCGGTGGCGGTCCTGGGACGCCGCCAGGGGCGCAAAAATCCCCGAGGGAAGAAAAACCAAATCACGATTCGCGCATCTATACTAGGACAGCGAAGACAGGTCAGGAAGGCGCATTCATGTTCCCAGCCGAGCTCCCGCACAGACAAACTCTCAGACGGAACCGCCCCCATTCCTTTGTAAGGGCGGCCGCGCTGGCGGTGTTGCTGGTGGCGGGGGCGGCGCTGTGGGCGCAGTCCGGTTCCACCTCCAGCTCCAAGCCCCAGACCAAAACCCCGGACAAGCCCACGCAGGAGGCGCCCGCCGAAGCCGGCGGTCCCGCCGGCGACGTGGGACCCATCGCCGTCCCCAAAAAGAAGGAAGAGCCGCCGCCGGAGGCGGTGAAGCGCAAGCCGCCCGAAGGCCTGGCGGATTACTCCTTGCGCGTGGACGTGCCCCTGGTCAATGTGGACGTCATGGTCGTGTCCAAGAGCGGCTTCTTCATTCCCGGCCTCAAGCAGGAGAACTTCCGCGTGCTGGAGGACGGCGTGCCGCAGAAGGTCACCTCCTTCAGCCAGACGGAGGCGCCCATCACCGCCGTGCTGGTGGTGGAGTTCGCCAGCATCAACTACCAATTCGTCTATGACGCGCTGAACGCTAGCTACACCTTCGCCAACTCGCTCAAGCCCAACGACTGGGTGGCCGTGGTCTCTTACGACATGAAGACCCACATGCTGGTGGACTTTACCCAGAACAAGGGCGAGGTGTTCGGCGCGCTGCACTCGTTGCGGGTCCCGATGTTCAGCGAGACCAATATGTTCGACGCGCTCTACGACACCCTCGACCGGCTGGACCGGGTGGAGGGACGCAAGTACATCGTCCTGATCGGGACCGGATACGATAGCTTCAGCAAGATCACCCTCGACCGCACGCTGAAGAAGGTGAAGGAGACGCCCAACGTCGGCATCTTCACCGTCAGCACCGGGGAAGCGATGCTTATGCGGGCGGATGCGCGAGGCGCCCTGGGGCCGGTGCAGCGGCTGGATTTCCTGCAGGCCGATAACCAGATGCGCGCCTTCGCTACCATGACTGGCGGCAAGTGGTACAAGCCGC
The nucleotide sequence above comes from Terriglobales bacterium. Encoded proteins:
- a CDS encoding ATP-binding cassette domain-containing protein; the protein is METGVHPMTSDDLLRVEGLTKVFPSGGSDLVVFDNLSFRVRKGEMLGIVGESGAGKSTLLYIL
- a CDS encoding VWA domain-containing protein: MLLVAGAALWAQSGSTSSSKPQTKTPDKPTQEAPAEAGGPAGDVGPIAVPKKKEEPPPEAVKRKPPEGLADYSLRVDVPLVNVDVMVVSKSGFFIPGLKQENFRVLEDGVPQKVTSFSQTEAPITAVLVVEFASINYQFVYDALNASYTFANSLKPNDWVAVVSYDMKTHMLVDFTQNKGEVFGALHSLRVPMFSETNMFDALYDTLDRLDRVEGRKYIVLIGTGYDSFSKITLDRTLKKVKETPNVGIFTVSTGEAMLMRADARGALGPVQRLDFLQADNQMRAFATMTGGKWYKPRFEGELPDIFRDVANSIRNQYSIAYHPSNSKQDGTYRKIKIELVDGNGGPLQVNVNGKPSKVSIIAREGYTAKQQVE
- a CDS encoding FtsX-like permease family protein; the encoded protein is MRFELFVAARYLRAKRQQAVISLITGISVLGVAAGVASLIIALAITNGFRQDLEQRLVGASAHVSLLRVANDGIRDWPALVARLEKQPHVVAAAPALYEQVLVSRGARARGVVIKGVLPDSERRVGQLLQTVKFGSSAALAPPPAGEPPASTQALPPLVLGKGAADELGATVGSVVLVTSPQGELTPFGMVPKYVRFQVVGIFESGFYDYDTAWGFTRLADAQRLFGLGDVVSVIEFKVDDLDRAGEIGGELERAAGSGFMSTNWMEQNRALFRALRLERRVTFITVGLIVLVAALNILISLIMMVMEKTRDIAVLLSLGARRAQVRNIFLLEGVLIGVVGTVLGLALGYALAWAGGHYRWISLSPEIYSIDYVPFAPRLIDGVLVALMSLGISFVATLYPSWSAARILPAEALRYE
- a CDS encoding isoprenylcysteine carboxylmethyltransferase family protein encodes the protein MRSVVQHLAWVVAMIYAAVPVFWVLIHPLVDFWRRQKRSPYWVLLPAQGTTIALGLVLTWPWHREMVYDTPYAWIAAVPFIGAAMFIFRRLRPHFTNQQMVGRNELAPDRFEQRPVTTGLHGRIRHPIYLAHFLMLTGWTVGSGLLVCYAMVGFSLVAGTIMITLEERELEHRFGDQWREYKRRVPAFLPRRPQPPEPGSSEVPRAL